The following are from one region of the Hymenobacter sp. YIM 151858-1 genome:
- a CDS encoding WD40 repeat domain-containing protein, with translation MRFRLFPLLLLLLGPLGAQAQQQSSIWYFGQEAGLDFRQGAPTPLLDGKLSTYEGSSVATTSRGQLLFYTNGVTVWNRQHEPMLNGKNLMGSKSSSQSALIVPDPGSGNVFYIFTTGAEGSSNGMRYSVVDMTAEGGLGDVKRSNMLLISPVAEKLAAVRHRNGRDIWVVGHRWNSNAFVSYLVTPDGVVTKPNLSNVGAMHAGPGRNAIGCMKFSPDGRKLAVAIWREANRVEVFDFDNATGKVSNPKSYGPFEEAYGVEFSPDGSKLYATSNGNGGGNAQVWQVDLASGTKTAVGNSANRKIGSLQLGPDGRIYVAREDNPYLGVVENPNAMGMASKYVDDGIKLGGRRGKLGLPNFIQIYFQQKP, from the coding sequence ATGCGTTTTCGACTTTTCCCGCTCCTCCTGCTATTGCTCGGGCCCCTAGGTGCTCAGGCTCAGCAGCAATCCTCCATCTGGTACTTCGGCCAGGAGGCCGGCCTGGATTTCCGGCAGGGCGCGCCCACCCCCCTGCTCGATGGCAAATTGAGCACCTACGAGGGCTCGTCGGTGGCCACTACCTCGCGTGGGCAGCTGCTGTTCTACACCAACGGCGTCACCGTCTGGAACCGGCAGCACGAGCCCATGCTGAACGGCAAAAACCTGATGGGCAGCAAATCGAGCAGCCAAAGCGCGCTCATCGTGCCCGACCCCGGCAGCGGCAACGTGTTCTACATCTTCACTACCGGCGCCGAGGGCAGCTCCAACGGCATGCGCTACTCCGTGGTTGATATGACGGCCGAAGGCGGCCTCGGCGACGTGAAGCGCAGCAACATGCTGCTGATTTCGCCGGTGGCCGAAAAGCTGGCCGCCGTGCGCCACCGCAACGGCCGCGACATTTGGGTGGTGGGGCACCGCTGGAACTCCAATGCCTTTGTGAGCTACCTCGTCACGCCCGATGGCGTAGTTACCAAACCCAACCTCAGCAACGTAGGCGCCATGCACGCCGGCCCCGGCCGCAACGCCATTGGCTGCATGAAGTTCTCGCCCGATGGCCGCAAGCTGGCCGTAGCTATCTGGCGCGAGGCCAACCGCGTGGAGGTATTTGATTTCGACAACGCTACCGGCAAGGTGAGCAACCCCAAGTCGTACGGCCCCTTTGAGGAAGCTTACGGCGTGGAGTTTTCGCCGGATGGCAGCAAGCTTTACGCTACCAGCAATGGCAACGGTGGCGGCAACGCCCAGGTGTGGCAGGTAGATTTGGCCAGCGGCACCAAAACTGCTGTGGGTAACTCAGCCAACCGCAAAATTGGCTCGCTGCAGCTCGGCCCCGATGGCCGCATCTACGTGGCCCGCGAAGACAACCCGTACCTAGGGGTTGTCGAGAACCCCAACGCCATGGGCATGGCCAGCAAGTACGTCGACGATGGTATCAAGCTCGGCGGCCGCCGCGGTAAGCTGGGGCTGCCCAACTTCATCCAGATTTACTTTCAGCAGAAACCCTAA
- a CDS encoding M56 family metallopeptidase, with translation MNWLENLLTPALVRAVGYTILHSLWQGAVVAIALAGLLLLLRRHSPQVRYGATAAALGLVLLLAAVTFVRYYLTALPGASNGPVTAVLMVSDAVGAQSNANGAALLAPDGPLSLKTVLRYTEQHLPLLVTLWFMGLLTMTLRMLGGLAYVQRLRHYGTQPLGVAWQNRLANLAERAGLQRPVALMESSMVRVPMVIGHLRPVILLPLGAVAGLSTLQLEAILAHELAHVVRRDYLVNLLQSVAEILLFYHPAVWFLTATLRSERENCCDDVAASLCGNPLVLARALAALAELGLERAVAPRLTMAAVGPKGSLLGRVRRLVQGRTAPTFSEGFMAACVVMGGLVLLSFTAAAALANPRLAAEAPRLLRSTVLKPFIPDVEAALPPVDACPDDAALAAVPVANRAAAADDDDDKRKRKNKRNGDTRVVVVDRTLATRGRRGEPGTVVIEKDKKGRLKELYVNGQRVETGEADRRGGKSAKPNEEVRVIQLPAAASGRHFTPGTYEFHFDNGLDEKRLRSQLRRLEVGPGVVAGPSEGEVRVITREALVSAERALAKARTSGELSEEERERIEEELDRIREQRDEMRERDAEQRAREAEVRSRYNEERARYNEERARYSEERARANEERAREREARAREREAEARERERKFREGEEAFIKELSKEGLISDPSSFQLLLNNSRMVVNGKEQPESMRRKFLDLWAKHTGRTMSGSTSLSISRNGGNSNIWISGSDAGQGMVAPPAAPVPPVPPVPPTPRAPRAPRGRAGSMDPLPPLPPAAPRAPRGPSRSAMVNGVNLGEELRKDGLIGDADRSYEFRLNNTEMVVNGKKQPAATASKYRKLLGGDKGGKVDINIVLKED, from the coding sequence TGCTAACGCCTGCGTTGGTGCGGGCGGTAGGCTACACCATTCTGCACTCGTTGTGGCAGGGGGCGGTGGTGGCCATTGCGCTGGCCGGCTTGCTGCTGCTGCTGCGCCGCCACTCGCCGCAGGTGCGCTACGGCGCTACGGCCGCCGCCCTGGGGTTGGTGCTGCTGCTGGCCGCCGTTACGTTTGTGCGCTACTACCTCACGGCGCTGCCCGGCGCTAGCAACGGCCCCGTAACGGCCGTGCTGATGGTATCGGATGCGGTGGGTGCCCAAAGCAACGCCAACGGCGCCGCGCTGCTGGCCCCCGATGGCCCCCTGAGCCTCAAAACCGTGCTGCGCTACACCGAGCAGCACCTGCCGCTGCTGGTAACGCTGTGGTTTATGGGCCTGCTCACGATGACGCTGCGCATGCTCGGCGGCCTGGCCTACGTGCAGCGCCTGCGCCACTACGGCACGCAGCCCCTGGGTGTGGCCTGGCAAAATCGCCTGGCCAACCTGGCCGAGCGCGCCGGCCTGCAGCGCCCGGTGGCCCTCATGGAGTCGTCGATGGTGCGCGTGCCCATGGTTATTGGCCACCTGCGCCCCGTTATTCTGCTGCCCCTAGGTGCCGTGGCGGGTTTATCGACGCTGCAGCTCGAGGCCATTCTGGCCCACGAGCTGGCCCACGTGGTGCGGCGCGACTACCTCGTAAACCTGTTGCAATCGGTAGCCGAAATCCTGTTGTTCTACCACCCGGCGGTGTGGTTCCTGACGGCCACGCTGCGCTCGGAGCGCGAAAACTGCTGCGACGACGTAGCCGCCTCGCTCTGCGGCAACCCGCTGGTGCTGGCCCGCGCCCTGGCTGCGCTGGCCGAGCTGGGCCTCGAACGTGCCGTAGCCCCGCGCCTGACGATGGCAGCCGTGGGGCCCAAGGGCTCGTTGCTGGGCCGGGTGCGCCGCCTGGTGCAAGGCCGCACGGCGCCCACTTTCTCCGAAGGATTTATGGCCGCCTGCGTGGTAATGGGCGGCTTGGTGCTGCTGTCGTTTACAGCTGCCGCCGCTTTGGCCAACCCGCGCCTCGCTGCCGAAGCGCCGCGCCTGCTCCGCTCCACCGTTCTGAAGCCCTTTATCCCCGATGTTGAGGCCGCGCTGCCCCCGGTTGATGCGTGCCCCGATGACGCCGCGCTGGCTGCCGTGCCGGTTGCCAACCGCGCTGCCGCCGCCGACGATGACGACGACAAGCGCAAGCGCAAAAACAAGCGCAACGGCGACACCCGCGTAGTGGTGGTGGATAGAACCCTTGCTACCCGCGGCCGCCGCGGCGAGCCCGGCACCGTGGTTATCGAGAAAGACAAGAAAGGCCGCCTGAAAGAGCTGTACGTGAACGGCCAACGCGTGGAAACCGGTGAGGCCGACCGCCGCGGCGGAAAATCAGCGAAGCCCAACGAGGAAGTTCGCGTAATTCAGCTGCCGGCTGCGGCCTCCGGGCGCCACTTTACGCCGGGCACCTACGAGTTTCACTTCGATAACGGCCTCGACGAGAAGCGGCTCCGCAGCCAGCTGCGCCGGCTGGAGGTGGGCCCCGGCGTGGTGGCAGGGCCTTCCGAAGGCGAAGTGCGCGTGATTACCCGCGAGGCGCTGGTATCGGCCGAGCGCGCCCTGGCCAAGGCCCGCACCAGCGGCGAGCTGAGCGAGGAAGAACGCGAACGGATTGAAGAGGAACTGGACCGCATCCGCGAGCAGCGCGACGAAATGCGCGAGCGTGATGCCGAGCAGCGCGCCCGCGAGGCCGAAGTGCGCAGCCGCTATAACGAGGAGCGCGCCCGCTACAACGAAGAAAGAGCGCGGTACAGCGAAGAACGCGCCCGCGCAAACGAGGAGCGCGCCCGCGAGCGGGAAGCCCGCGCCCGGGAGCGTGAGGCCGAAGCCCGCGAACGGGAGCGGAAGTTCCGCGAAGGGGAGGAGGCGTTCATTAAAGAGCTGAGCAAGGAAGGCCTCATCAGCGACCCCAGCTCCTTCCAGCTGCTGCTGAACAACTCGCGCATGGTGGTAAACGGCAAAGAGCAGCCCGAGAGCATGCGCCGCAAGTTCCTGGACCTCTGGGCCAAGCATACCGGCCGCACCATGTCGGGCTCCACCTCGCTTTCCATCAGCCGCAACGGCGGCAACTCCAACATCTGGATTTCGGGCAGTGATGCCGGCCAGGGCATGGTGGCCCCTCCGGCCGCGCCGGTGCCGCCGGTGCCCCCCGTGCCCCCCACGCCGCGCGCACCTAGGGCGCCCCGCGGCAGGGCTGGCTCGATGGATCCGCTGCCGCCGCTGCCGCCTGCGGCACCTAGGGCCCCGCGCGGCCCAAGCCGCAGCGCCATGGTAAACGGCGTGAACCTGGGCGAAGAGCTGCGCAAGGATGGCCTCATCGGCGACGCCGACCGCAGCTATGAATTCCGCCTGAACAACACCGAAATGGTGGTGAACGGCAAAAAGCAACCCGCCGCCACGGCCAGCAAATACCGCAAGCTGCTGGGCGGCGACAAAGGCGGCAAAGTCGATATCAACATCGTGCTGAAAGAAGACTGA
- the meaB gene encoding methylmalonyl Co-A mutase-associated GTPase MeaB: MARRLTAEQYTEGLLAGDRLVLSRAITLVESTLASDHTLAQQVLGAVLPRTGRSVRIGITGVPGVGKSTFIEALGMYVVEQLGLRLAVLAIDPTSQRSGGSILGDKTRMQHLSAHANAYIRPSPAGRSLGGVARATREALLLCEAAGYDVIFVETVGVGQSETAVHGMVDFFLLLMLAGAGDELQGVKRGIMEMADAVVITKADSGNEVAAKRARREYQGALHLFPLGSSGWAPVVRTCSALTGEGVPGVWEELQRYLEHARGNGYFERRRQDQNLQWLHHSIREALEERFYARPSVQQHLGAIREQVMRGEKSAFAAADELLDL; encoded by the coding sequence TTGGCCCGACGCCTTACCGCCGAACAATACACCGAAGGCCTGCTTGCCGGCGACCGGCTCGTGCTCAGCCGCGCCATTACGCTCGTCGAAAGCACCCTGGCCTCCGACCACACGTTGGCGCAGCAGGTGCTTGGCGCCGTGCTGCCGCGCACGGGCCGCTCGGTGCGCATTGGCATTACGGGGGTGCCGGGCGTGGGCAAAAGCACCTTTATCGAGGCGCTGGGCATGTACGTGGTGGAGCAACTAGGCTTGCGCCTGGCCGTGCTGGCCATCGACCCCACCAGCCAACGCAGCGGCGGCAGCATTTTGGGCGATAAAACCCGCATGCAGCACCTTTCGGCGCACGCCAACGCCTACATCCGGCCTTCGCCGGCGGGCCGCTCCCTAGGTGGCGTGGCGCGGGCTACGCGCGAGGCCTTGCTACTGTGCGAAGCCGCCGGCTACGACGTCATCTTCGTCGAAACCGTGGGTGTGGGCCAAAGCGAAACGGCTGTGCACGGCATGGTCGATTTCTTTTTGCTGCTGATGCTGGCCGGTGCCGGCGACGAGCTGCAGGGCGTGAAGCGCGGCATCATGGAAATGGCCGATGCCGTGGTTATTACCAAAGCCGACTCGGGCAACGAGGTAGCTGCCAAGCGTGCCCGCCGCGAGTACCAGGGGGCGTTGCACCTCTTCCCGTTGGGTAGCTCGGGTTGGGCGCCGGTGGTGCGTACCTGCTCAGCGCTAACCGGCGAAGGCGTGCCCGGCGTGTGGGAAGAGCTGCAACGCTACCTCGAGCACGCGCGTGGCAACGGTTACTTTGAGCGCCGCCGGCAAGACCAAAACTTGCAGTGGCTGCACCACAGCATCCGCGAGGCCTTAGAAGAACGCTTTTATGCCCGCCCCTCCGTGCAGCAGCACCTAGGCGCAATTCGCGAGCAGGTAATGCGCGGCGAAAAATCGGCCTTTGCCGCTGCCGACGAGCTACTTGACTTGTAG
- a CDS encoding carbohydrate binding family 9 domain-containing protein translates to MLTRTLLVLLFGLWMRSAWAQAPAPPVAKPGKQLQALRIAEPVKLDGQLDEPAWQQAPVATDFVENQPTPGRPEKHKTEVRVLYDNQHLYIGAVMHDISPDSILRELSQRDDINNSDWFGVFLDTYHDKQNGYGFIVTSGGVQLDARYSPANGEDGNWNAVWDSRTAIRGTDWVAELRIPYSAIRFAPATGGVAPVWGLNFARQRQITRQKFFWNELRPEVDGFVNQWGTLHDLRDIKPPLRLSLTPYVSGYVNDNPLNAEGQRRTTTAFNGGADVKWGINESFTLDATLVPDFGQVQSDNQVLNLSPFEVQFAENRQFFTEGTELFNKGNLFYSRRVGATPIGFYQVQAGENEKIIRNPAETRLLNATKVSGRTRKGLGIGVFNALSNDVYATVRNEETGQERTVKTQPFSNYNITVLDQSLKNNSYVSLINTNVTRWGQTYDANVTGGLFRFANKSNSYAVDGRVVYSRRRGNRFGSDEQIDDRDGFKYSLGVGKISGAFTWNLSHGIESDRYNPNDLGILFGNNKISQELQLRYNKFKPFWKVNNLSTYLGTYYGLLFSPTRYQAVNVYGGANTTFTKHFISTGFYFELYPVTRDYFEPRQYPLGRYFVRRPANAVVGGYVSSDYRKKLAVDLNANLVPYAEDDRLPRPRRLDVSFGLSPRYRVNNQLNFRYSVNWSLNHNQIGYVNGGMSSSEPLDQDFLGQVILGRRNVVTVSNVLQTAYTFTNRMSLTVRTRHYTSNVRYRDFARLSPGGDEELVDYRRNRDNTYNAFNIDAVYSWWFAPGSQVSVVWKNAGSTFLQAEQATPLYFDNLSNTINTPHNNSISIKVLYFLDYLALRPKRG, encoded by the coding sequence ATGCTCACTCGTACGCTGCTGGTTTTGTTGTTTGGCTTATGGATGCGTTCGGCGTGGGCGCAAGCACCGGCGCCACCCGTAGCCAAGCCCGGCAAGCAGCTGCAGGCGCTGCGCATTGCCGAGCCCGTGAAGCTCGACGGCCAGCTCGACGAACCGGCCTGGCAGCAAGCCCCCGTGGCCACCGATTTCGTGGAAAACCAGCCCACGCCCGGCCGCCCCGAAAAGCACAAAACCGAGGTGCGCGTGCTCTACGACAACCAGCACCTGTACATCGGGGCCGTGATGCACGACATCTCGCCCGACTCGATTTTGCGCGAGCTCAGCCAGCGCGACGACATCAACAACTCCGACTGGTTTGGGGTGTTTCTCGACACGTACCACGACAAGCAGAACGGCTACGGCTTTATCGTAACCTCGGGCGGGGTGCAGCTCGATGCCCGCTACTCGCCCGCCAACGGCGAAGACGGCAACTGGAACGCCGTGTGGGACTCGCGCACCGCCATCCGGGGTACCGATTGGGTAGCCGAGCTGCGCATTCCGTACTCGGCCATTCGGTTTGCGCCCGCCACGGGCGGCGTGGCGCCGGTGTGGGGCCTCAACTTTGCGCGCCAGCGCCAGATAACGCGCCAAAAGTTTTTCTGGAACGAGCTGCGGCCCGAAGTAGACGGCTTCGTGAACCAGTGGGGCACCCTGCACGACCTGCGCGACATCAAGCCACCCCTGCGCCTCTCGCTCACGCCCTACGTGTCGGGCTACGTGAATGACAACCCCCTGAACGCGGAAGGGCAGCGGCGCACCACCACGGCCTTCAACGGCGGGGCCGACGTGAAGTGGGGCATCAACGAGAGCTTTACGCTCGATGCCACCTTGGTGCCGGACTTCGGGCAGGTGCAGAGCGACAACCAGGTGCTGAACCTCTCGCCCTTTGAGGTGCAGTTCGCCGAAAACCGGCAGTTCTTCACCGAGGGCACCGAGCTGTTTAACAAGGGCAACCTGTTCTACTCGCGCCGGGTGGGCGCCACGCCCATCGGTTTCTACCAGGTACAAGCGGGCGAGAACGAAAAGATCATCCGCAACCCGGCCGAGACGCGCCTGCTCAACGCCACCAAGGTGTCGGGGCGCACGCGCAAAGGCCTGGGCATCGGCGTGTTCAACGCCCTGAGCAACGACGTGTACGCCACCGTGCGCAACGAGGAAACCGGCCAGGAGCGCACCGTCAAAACCCAGCCCTTCAGCAACTACAACATTACGGTGCTGGATCAGTCGCTGAAGAATAACTCCTACGTCTCGCTCATCAACACCAACGTAACGCGTTGGGGCCAAACCTACGACGCCAACGTGACGGGCGGCCTGTTCCGCTTCGCCAACAAAAGCAACTCGTACGCCGTGGATGGCCGCGTGGTGTACTCGCGGCGCCGCGGCAACCGCTTCGGCTCCGACGAGCAAATCGACGACCGCGACGGGTTTAAATACTCGCTGGGCGTAGGCAAAATCAGCGGCGCGTTCACCTGGAATCTGAGCCACGGCATCGAGTCGGACCGCTACAACCCCAACGACCTGGGCATTTTATTCGGCAACAACAAAATTTCGCAGGAGCTGCAGCTGCGCTACAACAAGTTCAAGCCCTTCTGGAAGGTTAATAACCTCTCGACTTACCTGGGCACCTACTACGGGTTGTTGTTTTCGCCGACCCGCTACCAGGCCGTAAACGTGTATGGCGGCGCCAATACCACCTTCACCAAGCACTTCATCAGCACGGGCTTTTACTTCGAGCTGTACCCCGTAACGCGCGACTACTTCGAGCCGCGCCAGTACCCGCTGGGCCGCTACTTCGTGAGACGGCCAGCCAACGCAGTGGTGGGGGGCTACGTGTCGTCGGACTACCGCAAAAAGCTGGCGGTGGATTTGAACGCCAACCTGGTGCCCTATGCCGAAGACGACCGCCTGCCGCGCCCGCGTCGGTTGGATGTTAGTTTTGGCCTCTCGCCCCGTTACCGCGTCAACAACCAGCTGAATTTCCGCTACAGCGTTAACTGGAGCCTGAACCACAACCAGATTGGCTACGTGAACGGGGGGATGAGCAGCAGCGAACCGCTCGATCAGGACTTCCTGGGGCAGGTAATCCTGGGCCGCCGCAACGTGGTAACGGTGTCGAACGTGCTGCAAACGGCCTACACGTTCACCAACCGCATGTCGCTGACGGTGCGCACGCGCCACTACACCAGCAACGTGCGCTACCGCGACTTTGCGCGCCTGAGCCCCGGCGGCGACGAGGAGCTGGTGGACTACCGCCGCAACCGCGACAACACCTACAACGCCTTCAACATCGATGCGGTGTACTCGTGGTGGTTTGCGCCCGGCTCGCAGGTGAGCGTGGTGTGGAAGAACGCCGGCAGCACTTTCCTGCAGGCCGAGCAAGCCACTCCGCTGTACTTCGATAACCTGAGCAACACCATCAACACCCCGCACAACAACTCCATATCCATCAAGGTGTTGTACTTCCTCGATTACCTGGCCCTGCGCCCCAAGCGCGGGTAA
- a CDS encoding DUF6624 domain-containing protein: MPLTYRCLGLLGCSWLLLNTAAGQSKLNPQLKRELDSLAVADQHYRRMLMGGPNAERQLDSVGRAAGIPPQEVGPYIAGKMIAQDSANIRRVAEIIARYGYPGKRLVGTPTNEVALLVIQHSSRLPKYLPLVKRAAQRGEVPFYLYARMLDRYLMWQGHEQLYGTQTLSVGVVDVDGKPATESFVWPIHDAANVNKRRRQAGFSTTVEANAKSLGIEYKPVPLDKAQRLLEPMLGRPINPTKPAGSRPPRG, encoded by the coding sequence ATGCCCCTCACGTATCGTTGCCTTGGCCTGCTCGGCTGCAGTTGGCTGCTGCTAAACACCGCCGCTGGCCAGAGCAAACTCAACCCTCAATTGAAACGCGAGCTGGATAGCCTAGCGGTAGCAGACCAACACTACCGCCGCATGCTGATGGGCGGCCCCAACGCCGAGCGCCAACTCGACTCGGTTGGCCGGGCAGCAGGTATTCCTCCGCAGGAAGTAGGTCCCTACATTGCCGGAAAGATGATTGCGCAAGATTCGGCCAACATTCGCCGCGTTGCCGAAATCATTGCCCGCTACGGCTACCCTGGCAAACGCTTGGTAGGCACCCCTACCAACGAAGTGGCCTTGCTCGTAATCCAACACTCATCGCGCCTGCCAAAGTACCTACCGTTGGTTAAACGCGCAGCCCAGAGAGGCGAGGTGCCGTTTTACCTATACGCCCGCATGCTCGACCGCTACCTGATGTGGCAGGGCCATGAGCAGCTCTACGGCACGCAAACCCTATCGGTGGGAGTAGTTGATGTCGATGGCAAACCGGCAACGGAGAGCTTCGTATGGCCTATACACGACGCGGCTAACGTGAATAAACGCCGTCGGCAAGCTGGTTTCAGCACCACCGTAGAAGCCAACGCGAAGAGCCTGGGCATCGAATACAAACCTGTACCGCTCGACAAAGCTCAGCGCTTATTGGAGCCTATGCTCGGCCGGCCAATCAACCCCACTAAACCGGCGGGCTCACGACCACCTAGGGGCTAA
- a CDS encoding VOC family protein, with product MKAQRLGAVALLVRDYDEAIAFYTRALGFELIEDTDQGNGKRWVLVAPPGAQPGTCLLLAKAEGDEQQQAVGNQSGGRVFLFLYTDDFWRDYRAMRERGVHFLEEPRTEAYGIVAVFRDYYGHKWDLLEPRAAE from the coding sequence ATGAAAGCCCAACGCCTAGGTGCCGTTGCCTTGCTCGTACGCGACTACGACGAAGCCATTGCGTTTTACACCCGCGCCCTGGGTTTCGAGCTGATTGAGGATACCGACCAAGGCAACGGCAAGCGGTGGGTACTGGTGGCCCCGCCCGGTGCCCAGCCGGGCACCTGCCTGCTGCTGGCCAAAGCCGAAGGCGACGAGCAGCAGCAGGCCGTGGGCAACCAGAGCGGCGGCCGCGTATTCCTGTTTTTGTACACCGATGACTTTTGGCGCGACTACCGCGCCATGCGCGAGCGGGGCGTGCACTTTTTGGAGGAGCCGCGCACCGAAGCCTACGGCATCGTGGCCGTATTCCGCGACTACTACGGCCACAAGTGGGATTTGCTGGAGCCCCGCGCTGCCGAGTAG